The following proteins come from a genomic window of bacterium:
- a CDS encoding ogr/Delta-like zinc finger family protein yields the protein MMEEKPVCPHCGLPMNRWATPSMTTWESDYMYVCFNDDCGYYVRGWKWMMEKYEVCCSYRHRYDPRTGEKGPLPVWSPTALKEGIID from the coding sequence ATGATGGAAGAAAAGCCGGTTTGTCCCCATTGTGGTCTTCCCATGAACAGGTGGGCCACACCTTCCATGACTACATGGGAGTCCGACTATATGTACGTCTGCTTCAATGATGATTGCGGCTATTATGTCAGAGGCTGGAAATGGATGATGGAGAAGTATGAGGTATGCTGCTCGTACAGACACAGGTATGATCCTAGAACAGGCGAAAAAGGTCCGCTGCCTGTGTGGTCTCCCACTGCCCTGAAAGAAGGCATAATAGACTGA
- a CDS encoding SEC-C metal-binding domain-containing protein encodes MEEILRAQAQEALGARVGRNEPCPCGSGKKYKKCCLEKHRAVLSRVPPAGAGLPRQSEKARLLCEQRVKQGYDLLGRRRFQQALSLARSCTENFPQDDRFKDIMVAALLQLDRWHEALEMAKQSYEQALSEKKYFLANGSHSWEAPGKSGVGHAYAPEAWLERVWVTRKAVDYQNAMPPEPDQHLMKLVRELQKAEHPERYPQGREQGLQLRKEELAPVLEELKKAGPKALAYLLPLCPKYGWSGLLVPELLVYWANPDSIRALIELAMFRYPYLSESCLKGLEDLGESTLPYLQQAFLEEPEMDPLKTGLLSVAGEIGTPRAMQWLVEMLDHPLAVIVNWTAGILGRKTHKPALPRLLAAKDRVGNQPYIIWAIEQLQGDTPS; translated from the coding sequence TTGGAGGAAATCCTCAGGGCCCAGGCCCAAGAGGCCCTTGGAGCAAGGGTGGGAAGAAACGAACCTTGCCCTTGCGGCTCAGGCAAGAAGTATAAGAAGTGCTGTTTGGAAAAACACAGGGCAGTCTTATCCAGGGTTCCACCTGCAGGAGCCGGTTTGCCCAGACAATCTGAGAAGGCAAGACTCCTTTGTGAACAAAGGGTAAAGCAAGGCTACGATCTGTTGGGTAGACGCCGGTTTCAACAAGCTCTTTCTCTGGCCCGCTCATGCACAGAGAATTTCCCCCAAGATGACAGATTTAAGGACATCATGGTCGCAGCTCTCTTGCAACTGGACAGGTGGCATGAAGCCCTTGAGATGGCTAAGCAAAGTTACGAGCAGGCCTTGTCAGAAAAAAAGTACTTTCTAGCCAATGGATCCCACTCCTGGGAGGCCCCGGGAAAATCCGGGGTGGGACACGCTTATGCCCCTGAAGCATGGTTGGAAAGAGTTTGGGTCACCAGAAAGGCTGTAGATTACCAGAATGCCATGCCACCAGAGCCAGATCAGCATCTGATGAAACTGGTAAGGGAGCTCCAGAAGGCAGAGCATCCCGAGCGTTACCCCCAAGGCAGGGAGCAAGGTCTCCAACTCAGGAAAGAGGAATTGGCCCCTGTTTTGGAAGAGCTCAAGAAGGCCGGCCCAAAGGCCCTTGCCTATCTGCTGCCCCTTTGTCCCAAGTATGGTTGGAGCGGACTTCTGGTCCCAGAGCTTCTGGTGTATTGGGCCAACCCAGATTCCATAAGAGCTCTCATAGAATTGGCCATGTTTCGCTACCCTTATCTTTCGGAGAGCTGTCTCAAAGGTCTTGAGGATCTTGGTGAAAGCACCCTCCCGTACCTGCAGCAAGCTTTCCTCGAAGAGCCCGAGATGGACCCCCTAAAAACAGGGCTTCTTTCTGTGGCAGGCGAAATAGGCACACCCAGGGCAATGCAATGGTTGGTTGAAATGCTGGACCATCCTCTGGCCGTGATCGTCAACTGGACGGCGGGCATCCTCGGCAGAAAGACCCACAAGCCTGCCTTGCCCAGGCTCCTGGCAGCTAAAGATAGAGTAGGAAACCAGCCTTATATAATCTGGGCCATCGAGCAGCTGCAGGGAGATACGCCCAGCTAA
- a CDS encoding class I SAM-dependent methyltransferase: MHWFHAIYEGRETFDSLEEELAYREAQMALTRNEAHQFKNLLGLHKDDLVLELFCGNGRHSVSLAGLGIRVVGVDLARSRVAFASRWAKDQEVPAFFLVADAGCLPVRGKVKAVLILGGSFSHMASWDEDVRFLKQVRNLLTNGGRLLIDNPNPVRFWTLRNPQDQLPRPEELPWFDLPLKSSVGPGHVRYWGAHFISMMLEQAGFIEVELLGDRQGAPYCGQSPRLISIGRTNGV; encoded by the coding sequence TTGCACTGGTTTCACGCCATCTATGAAGGAAGGGAAACATTCGATTCCCTGGAAGAGGAGTTGGCTTACAGGGAAGCCCAGATGGCCCTTACCCGAAACGAAGCCCATCAGTTCAAGAACCTCCTGGGATTGCACAAGGATGATTTGGTGTTGGAGCTTTTCTGCGGCAATGGAAGGCACTCGGTGAGCCTGGCCGGCCTGGGGATTAGGGTTGTGGGGGTAGATCTGGCCAGATCCAGGGTGGCATTTGCCAGCCGTTGGGCAAAAGACCAGGAGGTGCCGGCTTTTTTCCTGGTGGCAGATGCTGGATGTCTGCCTGTGAGGGGCAAGGTAAAGGCCGTGCTCATCTTGGGAGGGTCTTTCAGCCATATGGCCAGTTGGGATGAGGATGTCAGGTTCTTGAAACAGGTAAGAAATCTCCTTACCAATGGTGGAAGGCTCTTGATAGACAATCCTAATCCAGTCAGGTTTTGGACACTGCGCAATCCTCAGGATCAGCTTCCAAGGCCCGAAGAGCTACCCTGGTTTGATCTTCCCCTGAAATCATCGGTTGGGCCGGGCCATGTTCGGTACTGGGGGGCCCATTTCATTTCCATGATGCTAGAGCAGGCAGGATTCATTGAAGTGGAGCTCTTGGGTGACAGGCAGGGAGCTCCTTACTGCGGACAAAGCCCCAGGCTCATCTCCATAGGCAGGACAAATGGTGTGTGA